One window of the Burkholderia sp. FERM BP-3421 genome contains the following:
- the tssB gene encoding type VI secretion system contractile sheath small subunit gives MVRHKDGQKFIGESRAPRVQIEYDVEIYGSQKKVELPFVAGVMADLSGDNVEPLGPVEDRRFSEIDVENFDERMAKIAPSLSYHVKNVLTNDGTLIPIDLTFTSMDSFEPADVVRRIPELSTLLEARNRLKELLTYMDGKAAAEDLIHELLKNPQWSDEEAAVAEPAPTAGPSGDPEANQEVK, from the coding sequence ATGGTGCGTCACAAGGATGGTCAGAAATTCATCGGGGAGAGTCGCGCCCCGCGGGTGCAGATCGAGTACGACGTCGAGATCTACGGGTCGCAGAAGAAGGTCGAGCTGCCCTTCGTGGCAGGGGTGATGGCGGACCTGTCGGGCGACAACGTGGAGCCGCTCGGCCCGGTCGAAGATCGTCGGTTCTCGGAAATCGACGTGGAGAATTTCGACGAGCGCATGGCGAAGATCGCGCCGTCGCTGAGCTATCACGTGAAGAACGTCCTGACGAACGACGGCACGCTGATTCCGATCGACCTGACCTTCACGTCGATGGATTCGTTCGAGCCGGCCGACGTGGTGCGGCGCATTCCGGAACTGTCCACGCTGCTCGAAGCGCGCAATCGTCTGAAGGAATTGCTGACCTACATGGACGGCAAGGCCGCGGCCGAGGATCTGATCCACGAGCTGCTCAAGAATCCGCAATGGTCGGACGAGGAGGCCGCCGTTGCCGAACCGGCGCCCACTGCCGGGCCGTCCGGCGATCCGGAAGCGAACCAGGAGGTGAAATGA
- a CDS encoding ImpA family type VI secretion system protein yields MMNDSAPVQSMQAADGLDFDEDFIRIDAAVCEYDSIGNAPQRKGESAFQWTSIEKACLGLLARAKDIRVAIWYIRACMARRGIAGLAESVRVLADIMSLPVDAIHPRALAGEVPGEIHALHLGWISGHQFLHQFGCACFGETDISLNALANGEAGAILNEPASRTSASNFLHEIQESFVRISESMRVAEQQVDVTGVLNLLNLALSRLGANGPPAANDALPIRDVEQGRGGEVYEIRGELATRKDVEAALDRIVEYFLLHEPSHPAPIFLSRVRRMLGAGFEEVMAELYPEGAALAAQLGRPAGAR; encoded by the coding sequence GTGATGAACGATAGTGCACCAGTGCAATCCATGCAGGCGGCCGATGGGTTGGACTTCGACGAGGACTTCATACGGATCGACGCTGCGGTCTGCGAGTACGACTCAATTGGAAACGCACCGCAGCGAAAAGGCGAGAGCGCGTTTCAGTGGACGTCGATCGAAAAAGCCTGTCTGGGGCTGCTGGCGCGGGCGAAGGATATCCGCGTGGCGATCTGGTACATCCGCGCGTGCATGGCGAGAAGAGGGATTGCCGGGCTGGCCGAGAGTGTGAGGGTGCTGGCCGACATCATGAGCCTGCCGGTCGATGCCATTCATCCGCGCGCGTTGGCGGGTGAGGTGCCCGGAGAAATTCACGCATTGCACCTGGGCTGGATTTCGGGTCATCAGTTCCTGCATCAGTTCGGCTGTGCCTGTTTCGGCGAGACGGATATCTCTTTGAATGCACTGGCGAACGGAGAGGCCGGTGCGATCCTCAATGAACCTGCCAGCAGGACCTCGGCATCGAATTTTTTGCATGAAATTCAGGAATCCTTTGTGAGGATAAGTGAATCAATGCGTGTTGCGGAGCAGCAGGTCGACGTGACGGGCGTCCTGAATCTGCTGAACCTGGCGTTGTCGCGATTAGGCGCGAACGGGCCTCCCGCCGCAAACGATGCACTGCCGATCCGCGACGTCGAGCAGGGCCGAGGCGGCGAAGTGTACGAAATTCGAGGCGAGTTGGCAACGAGAAAGGACGTGGAGGCGGCACTCGATCGCATCGTCGAATACTTCCTGCTTCACGAACCGAGCCATCCGGCGCCGATCTTCCTGTCGCGGGTCCGGCGCATGCTGGGCGCGGGCTTCGAGGAGGTCATGGCGGAGCTTTATCCGGAAGGGGCGGCGCTGGCAGCCCAGCTCGGGCGCCCGGCAGGGGCCAGGTAA
- a CDS encoding DHA2 family efflux MFS transporter permease subunit — MSAAGTDARAETVSVRAWVAVLGGVFGCFMAGMNVHVTNASLPDIRGSLGASFEEGSWITTAYLVAEIIVIPLTGWLVSVFSARRVLLVGASGFLAFSLACSVAPSISTMIAARALQGAFGGVLIPLSFQLIVSELPPSRHPFGMALFSIANNVAQAAGPSLGGWLTDMYSWRWIFYLQIPPALALIAAIGWAIRPVPLELGRLRRADWFGIATMALGLSTLQIVLEEGGRKDWFASEQIVVLSVVAALGLAAFVAIELRRAEPFINLRLLGRYNFGIASLMQFLFGAVVFGVVFLVPNYFAQLHGYSARDIGMTMIPYGLVQFAMSFATPPLMRRTSPRVLIILGFACVALGCLMNIHLDADAAANVIVPSLIVRGVGQTFVVIALGVMAVEGIEKNQIGSAAGVFNMVRNVGGAIGIAIASQIVVERQKLHAMRIGEWVSSYAGAFQERMALLERVLSGRHLPRADALPGAATHGLREAALGLINQRVMREALLMAYSDTFLIAGAAMVVCTLAAFLLRSRRRTA, encoded by the coding sequence ATGAGCGCGGCGGGGACGGACGCGCGCGCCGAGACGGTCTCGGTCCGGGCCTGGGTGGCCGTGCTGGGCGGCGTATTCGGCTGCTTCATGGCCGGCATGAACGTGCATGTGACGAACGCGTCGCTGCCGGATATCCGCGGCTCGCTCGGCGCGAGTTTCGAGGAGGGCTCGTGGATCACGACCGCCTATCTGGTCGCGGAGATCATCGTGATCCCGCTGACCGGCTGGCTCGTGTCGGTGTTCTCGGCGCGGCGCGTGCTGCTCGTGGGGGCGTCGGGGTTCCTGGCGTTTTCGCTCGCATGCTCGGTCGCGCCGTCGATCTCGACGATGATCGCCGCGCGTGCGCTGCAGGGCGCGTTCGGCGGGGTGCTGATCCCGCTGTCGTTTCAGCTGATCGTGAGCGAACTGCCGCCGTCGCGCCATCCGTTCGGGATGGCGCTGTTCTCGATCGCGAACAACGTCGCGCAGGCGGCCGGGCCATCGCTCGGCGGCTGGCTCACCGACATGTATTCGTGGCGCTGGATCTTCTATTTGCAGATTCCGCCCGCGCTCGCGCTGATCGCGGCGATCGGCTGGGCGATCCGGCCGGTGCCGCTCGAACTGGGACGTTTGCGGCGTGCCGACTGGTTCGGCATCGCGACCATGGCGCTCGGTTTGAGCACCTTGCAGATCGTGCTGGAAGAGGGCGGCCGCAAGGACTGGTTCGCGTCGGAGCAGATCGTCGTCCTGTCGGTGGTCGCGGCGCTCGGGCTCGCCGCGTTCGTCGCGATCGAGCTGCGGCGCGCGGAGCCGTTCATCAACCTGCGTCTACTGGGTCGTTACAACTTCGGGATCGCGAGCCTCATGCAGTTCCTGTTCGGCGCGGTGGTGTTCGGCGTGGTGTTCCTCGTGCCCAACTACTTTGCCCAGTTGCACGGCTACAGCGCGCGCGACATCGGCATGACGATGATTCCGTATGGCCTCGTGCAGTTCGCGATGTCGTTTGCCACGCCGCCGCTGATGCGGCGCACGAGCCCGCGCGTGCTGATCATCCTCGGCTTCGCGTGCGTCGCGCTCGGCTGCCTGATGAACATCCATCTCGATGCGGACGCCGCCGCGAACGTGATTGTTCCGTCGCTGATCGTGCGTGGAGTCGGCCAGACTTTCGTCGTGATCGCGCTGGGCGTGATGGCGGTCGAGGGTATCGAGAAAAACCAGATCGGCTCGGCGGCCGGCGTGTTCAACATGGTGCGCAATGTCGGCGGAGCGATCGGCATCGCGATCGCGAGCCAGATCGTGGTGGAGCGCCAGAAGCTGCACGCAATGCGGATCGGAGAATGGGTGTCGTCTTACGCGGGTGCGTTCCAGGAGCGCATGGCGCTGCTGGAGCGTGTGCTGTCGGGCCGGCACCTGCCGCGCGCGGACGCGCTGCCCGGCGCGGCGACGCACGGGTTGCGCGAGGCGGCGCTGGGTCTCATCAATCAACGCGTGATGCGCGAGGCCTTGCTGATGGCCTACAGCGATACGTTCCTGATCGCCGGCGCGGCGATGGTCGTTTGCACGCTCGCGGCGTTCTTGTTGCGATCGAGGCGGCGGACAGCATGA
- a CDS encoding HlyD family secretion protein, which yields MSTTVAPERAARASKRNWIIVGAAGLMLAAVAYGTHWWRVGRFIEYTDDAYVRADVVTVSPRVAGYVARVAVDDNQPVRRGDVLATLDDRDYRAKAVRAQAAVDAAAATLAAERAAADTLDAQLGQQRGLIEQAGAETAAAQAEAVRRDADARRYQALHDEDAASSQRWEQARADALKARADLLRTQAGQRVQRDEQTVLRKRRDQRAAAIAQAEAQLVSARAALSLAQLDLEHTVIRAVRDGVIGQRTVRPGQYVETGMPLLALVPLREVYVVANFKETQLGAMRVGQPVEVDVDTYAGHALRGTVASLSPGSGAEFALLPPDNATGNFTKIVQRIPVKIRLDRTAGELGLRAGMSVTARVDTRVASGGGA from the coding sequence ATGAGTACGACTGTCGCACCCGAACGCGCCGCGCGCGCGTCCAAACGAAACTGGATCATCGTCGGCGCGGCCGGCCTGATGCTGGCTGCCGTCGCCTACGGTACGCACTGGTGGCGCGTGGGCCGCTTCATCGAGTACACCGACGACGCCTACGTGCGCGCCGACGTGGTGACGGTCAGCCCGCGCGTCGCGGGCTATGTCGCGCGCGTCGCGGTGGACGACAACCAGCCGGTGCGGCGCGGCGACGTACTGGCGACGCTCGACGATCGCGACTATCGCGCGAAGGCGGTCCGCGCGCAGGCGGCCGTCGACGCGGCCGCCGCGACGCTGGCGGCGGAGCGCGCGGCGGCCGACACGCTCGACGCGCAACTGGGCCAGCAACGCGGCCTGATCGAACAGGCGGGTGCGGAGACGGCCGCCGCGCAGGCGGAAGCCGTACGGCGCGACGCCGACGCGCGCCGCTACCAGGCCCTGCACGACGAGGACGCGGCGAGCAGCCAGCGCTGGGAACAGGCGCGCGCCGATGCGTTGAAGGCGCGTGCGGACTTGTTGCGGACGCAGGCCGGGCAGCGCGTGCAGCGCGACGAACAGACGGTGCTGCGCAAGCGCCGCGACCAGCGCGCGGCGGCGATCGCGCAGGCCGAGGCGCAACTGGTCTCCGCCCGCGCGGCGCTGAGCCTTGCGCAGCTGGACCTGGAGCACACGGTGATCCGCGCGGTGCGTGACGGCGTAATCGGGCAGCGCACGGTGCGACCGGGGCAGTACGTGGAAACCGGCATGCCGCTGCTCGCGCTGGTGCCGCTGCGCGAGGTGTATGTCGTCGCGAACTTCAAGGAAACGCAGTTGGGCGCGATGCGGGTCGGCCAGCCGGTCGAAGTGGACGTCGACACCTATGCGGGCCACGCGCTGCGCGGAACCGTGGCGAGCCTGTCGCCGGGCTCGGGCGCGGAGTTCGCGCTGCTGCCGCCGGACAATGCGACCGGCAATTTCACGAAGATCGTGCAGCGGATCCCGGTGAAGATCCGGCTCGACCGGACGGCGGGCGAGCTTGGGCTGCGCGCGGGAATGTCCGTGACTGCGCGCGTCGACACGCGCGTCGCGTCGGGCGGTGGCGCATGA
- a CDS encoding TolC family protein: MLLALREVEQALAQYGAAWSRRGALAEAREAGARAFRLAELNYRAGALDFLDVLDAERSLVALDAELAASSQTVAADQVALFRALGGGWQAQP; encoded by the coding sequence GTGCTGCTCGCGCTGCGCGAGGTCGAGCAGGCGCTCGCGCAGTACGGCGCGGCATGGTCGCGGCGCGGCGCGCTGGCCGAGGCGCGCGAGGCCGGCGCCCGCGCGTTCCGGCTCGCCGAGCTGAACTACCGCGCGGGCGCGCTCGACTTCCTCGACGTGCTCGACGCCGAGCGCAGCCTCGTCGCGCTGGACGCCGAGCTGGCCGCGTCGAGCCAGACGGTGGCGGCCGATCAGGTGGCGCTGTTCCGCGCGCTCGGCGGCGGCTGGCAGGCGCAGCCGTAA
- a CDS encoding TolC family protein — protein MNAIMGSIPKVQMIRDVSSLGLRHPSRRRRAARIASAAALAAALAGCAVDAPPGPRPLTAASAAAASFDAMSGAPISADTPADAWWRLYDDPVLDRLVHDALTANLDLKVAAANVARARSLLAQADAARLPDTTLGFGVDYGQHAPDQIVAAARGQSAADTRWGYAPSFALSWEVDLWGRVRNLSAAARADADAARAASDAMRVAVAADTAAAYTRVCAYGERIGVAERSLAVAERVAGLTGRQRARGLVSGMALARARSFADETRAALPALRGERQAALYELAVLTGRPPAAFPPDAARCVTTPTLARPFPVGDGALLLRRRPDLRESEQRLAAARARVGVARAAQYPSIVLGGSVDLLSTTGGPTSLGDPYALSWGVGPLIRWRFPNRAASRA, from the coding sequence CTTGCGCCATCCGTCACGCCGCCGCCGCGCGGCGCGCATCGCCAGCGCCGCTGCGCTCGCGGCCGCGCTGGCCGGCTGCGCGGTCGATGCGCCGCCCGGGCCGCGCCCGCTCACGGCGGCATCGGCCGCCGCCGCTTCGTTCGACGCCATGTCCGGCGCGCCCATTTCGGCCGATACGCCCGCCGATGCATGGTGGCGGCTCTACGACGATCCGGTGCTCGACCGGCTGGTGCATGACGCGCTGACCGCGAACCTCGACCTGAAAGTGGCGGCCGCGAATGTCGCGCGGGCGCGCTCGCTGCTCGCGCAAGCGGATGCCGCGCGCCTGCCGGACACCACGCTCGGGTTCGGCGTCGACTACGGCCAGCATGCGCCTGACCAGATCGTCGCCGCCGCGCGCGGACAGTCGGCCGCCGACACCCGCTGGGGCTACGCGCCGTCGTTCGCGCTGTCGTGGGAGGTCGATCTGTGGGGGCGGGTCCGGAACCTGAGCGCCGCCGCGCGCGCCGACGCCGACGCCGCGCGCGCGGCGTCGGATGCGATGCGGGTCGCGGTGGCGGCCGATACGGCGGCGGCTTATACGCGGGTGTGCGCATACGGCGAACGGATCGGTGTGGCCGAGCGCTCGCTCGCGGTGGCCGAGCGGGTCGCTGGTCTGACCGGCAGGCAGCGGGCGCGCGGGCTCGTGTCGGGGATGGCGCTGGCGCGCGCCCGGAGCTTCGCCGACGAGACCCGCGCGGCGCTGCCGGCGCTGCGCGGCGAGCGGCAGGCGGCGCTCTACGAGCTGGCGGTGCTGACCGGCCGGCCGCCCGCCGCGTTTCCGCCCGATGCGGCCCGCTGCGTGACGACGCCGACGCTGGCCCGGCCGTTCCCGGTCGGCGACGGCGCGCTGCTGCTGCGACGCCGGCCCGATCTGCGCGAATCCGAACAGCGGCTCGCGGCGGCCCGCGCGCGGGTCGGCGTCGCGCGCGCGGCGCAGTATCCGTCGATCGTGCTCGGCGGGTCGGTCGACCTGCTGTCGACCACGGGCGGCCCCACGTCGCTCGGCGATCCCTATGCATTGAGCTGGGGCGTCGGGCCGTTGATCCGCTGGCGCTTTCCGAATCGTGCCGCGAGCCGCGCCTAG